The following are encoded together in the Mycteria americana isolate JAX WOST 10 ecotype Jacksonville Zoo and Gardens chromosome 2, USCA_MyAme_1.0, whole genome shotgun sequence genome:
- the PPP1R3G gene encoding protein phosphatase 1 regulatory subunit 3G, with amino-acid sequence MASPARPRQELAAEERRLRGAAPTVPRDAKREAAGERLLLLELRRCGRPPSPGPGERREEGEEKEEEEEEEAAAGEDCCSKCKKRVQFADSLGLSLASVKHFSEAEEPQVPPAALSRLQSPPAEERDPPPPRGDPPPPALRLVPDFPDGGEPSAERLRRQRVCLERLGRPPAPTDVRGTVRVLGCPGPKEVTVRYTFNEWLSFLDVPAAPLPPAPPAAGDPPAERYAFTLCVPPSLREGSALHFAIRYRSPQGEYWDNNGGRNYTLRCCGSPGAGAGAGPAPPAAAAGCPPPPAAPRY; translated from the coding sequence ATGGCGAGCCCCGCGCGGCCGCGGCAGGAGCTGGCGGCGGAGgagcggcggctccgcggcgcggCCCCGACGGTGCCCCGCGACGCCaagcgggaggcggcgggggagcggctgctgctgctggagctgcgcCGCTGCGGGCGGCCGCcgtcccccggccccggcgagcggcgggaggagggggaggagaaggaagaggaggaggaggaggaagcggcggCGGGCGAAGACTGCTGCAGCAAGTGCAAGAAGCGGGTGCAGTTCGCCGACtcgctggggctgagcctggccAGCGTCAAGCACTTCAGCGAGGCCGAGGAGCCGCAAGTGCCGCCCGCCGCGCTGTCCCGCCTGCAGAGCCCGCCCGCCGAGGAGCgggacccgccgccgccccgcggggaccccccgccgcccgccctgcgccTGGTGCCCGACTTCCCCGACGGCGGGGAGCCCAGCGCCGAGCGGCTGCGGCGGCAGCGCGTCTGCCTGGAGCGGCTGGGGCGGCCCCCGGCGCCCACCGACGTGCGGGGCACGGTGCGAGTgctgggctgccccggccccaaGGAGGTGACGGTGCGCTACACCTTCAACGAGTGGCTCTCCTTCCTGGACGTCCCGgccgcccccctgcccccggccccgccggccgccggcgACCCGCCGGCCGAGCGCTACGCCTTCACCCTCTGCGTCCCGCCGAGCCTGCGGGAGGGCTCGGCCCTCCACTTCGCCATCCGCTACCGCAGCCCGCAGGGCGAGTACTGGGACAACAACGGCGGCCGCAACTACACGCTGCGGTGCTGcggctcccccggggccggggccggggccggccccgcgccgcccgccgccgccgccggctgcccgccgccccccgccgccccccgctaCTGA